One genomic window of Cygnus olor isolate bCygOlo1 chromosome 3, bCygOlo1.pri.v2, whole genome shotgun sequence includes the following:
- the MYCT1 gene encoding myc target protein 1: MDKNSTYSLTTWPPKFWEQITIAFTVSMVIGLVIGGVIWALFTCLSRRRASAHISQGSSSAFSRRSRPASHSQTTGRTGFYRNSSCERRSNLSLASLTFQRQASLEQANSFPRKSSFRGSTFHPFLQCPPLPVETNSQLITLTPTNTTTTFVGSTTNSLSRPEFHWSNNSLRICHSTQTPPPAYETIIKAFPDS, encoded by the coding sequence aacAGATAACAATAGCCTTCACAGTGTCCATGGTGATCGGTCTGGTGATTGGAGGGGTCATCTGGGCCTTGTTCACTTGCTTGTCCCGTCGCAGAGCTAGTGCCCACATTTCCCAGGGGAGCTCCTCAGCTTTCAGCCGTCGGTCCAGACCTGCCTCCCACAGCCAAACTACTGGCAGGACTGGATTTTACCGTAACAGCAGCTGTGAACGTCGGAGCAACCTCAGCCTGGCCAGCCTCACCTTCCAGCGGCAAGCCTCCTTGGAGCAAGCCAACTCTTTCCCCAGGAAGTCAAGCTTCCGTGGGTCCACCTTCCACCCTTTTTTGCAgtgccctcccctccctgtgGAGACGAACAGTCAGCTGATCACCCTCACTCCCACCAACACGACCACAACCTTTGTGGGAAGCACCACCAACAGCTTAAGTCGACCCGAATTCCACTGGTCTAACAACAGCCTCCGCATCTGCCACTCCACACAAACCCCTCCTCCTGCCTATGAAACCATCATAAAAGCGTTCCCTGACTCTTGA